One stretch of Oncorhynchus clarkii lewisi isolate Uvic-CL-2024 chromosome 3, UVic_Ocla_1.0, whole genome shotgun sequence DNA includes these proteins:
- the LOC139405610 gene encoding DNA-binding protein inhibitor ID-4-like, producing MKATTPVRSQKDTSSSSGNELSLHYLSDHSLNIARSRLQEEEQLCLQDDMNQCYSRLKRLVPTIPQDKKVSKVEILQHVIDYILDLQLALETHPSLLKQQTGTMTGMCPPSPASNRTPLTVLNTDHQRMSTGKKDDSVLCR from the exons ATGAAGGCTACTACTCCCGTCCGCTCCCAGAAGGATACCTCAAGCAGCAGCGGCAACGAGCTTTCTTTACACTACCTCTCGGATCACAGCCTGAACATCGCTCGGTCTAGGTTGCAGGAAGAAGAGCAGCTGTGTCTGCAGGACGATATGAACCAGTGTTACAGTCGCCTCAAGCGCCTCGTACCCACCATACCGCAGGATAAGAAAGTCAGCAAAGTGGAGATCCTTCAGCACGTCATAGATTACATCTTGGACCTGCAGCTCGCGCTGGAGACGCACCCTTCTCTCCTGAAACAACAGACGGGGACCATGACGGGGATGTGCCCGCCGTCCCCAGCCTCTAACCGGACACCACTAACGGTTCTCAACACAGACCACCAG AGGATGTCAACAGGCAAAAAGGACGACTCAGTTTTGTGTCGCTGA